From Streptomyces sp. TLI_105, the proteins below share one genomic window:
- a CDS encoding cytochrome P450 — protein MACPHLPEGRLPEGHLPQGLPDGFDATDPDLLRDRVPFPEFARLRQTAPVWWCPQPAGVTGFADGGYWAVTRHADVKYVSTHPELFSSNENTAVIRFNEHITRDQIEVQKLIMLNMDPPEHTRVRQIVQRGFTPRAIRNLETALRDRAHAIVDGAKHGADADGTFDFVTRVAVELPLQAIAELIGVPQEDRSRIFDWSNKMVAYDDPEYAITEEIGAEAAMELIGYSMNMAAARKECPAQDIVSQLVAAEGQGNLSSDEFGFFVLLLAVAGNETTRNAISHGMHAFLTHPDQWELFKRERPTTAAEEIVRWATPVVSFQRTATQDTELGGQKIREGDRVGLFYSSANNDPEVFTDPERFDITRDPNPHLGFGGGGPHFCLGKSLAIKEIELIFHAIADALPDLTLVGEPRRLRAAWLNGVKELRVRAA, from the coding sequence ATGGCCTGCCCCCATCTCCCCGAAGGACGACTCCCGGAAGGGCACCTCCCCCAGGGGCTTCCCGACGGGTTCGACGCCACCGACCCCGATCTGCTCCGCGACCGCGTCCCCTTCCCGGAGTTCGCCCGGCTGCGGCAGACCGCGCCCGTGTGGTGGTGCCCCCAGCCGGCCGGCGTCACCGGCTTCGCGGACGGCGGGTACTGGGCGGTCACGCGCCACGCGGACGTCAAGTACGTCTCCACCCACCCCGAGCTGTTCTCCTCGAACGAGAACACCGCCGTCATCCGCTTCAACGAGCACATCACCCGGGACCAGATCGAGGTCCAGAAGCTGATCATGCTCAACATGGACCCGCCCGAGCACACCCGGGTCCGCCAGATCGTCCAGCGCGGTTTCACCCCCCGCGCGATCCGGAACCTGGAGACCGCGCTGCGCGACCGCGCGCACGCCATCGTCGACGGGGCGAAGCACGGCGCGGACGCCGACGGCACCTTCGACTTCGTCACCCGGGTCGCCGTCGAACTCCCCCTCCAGGCCATCGCCGAACTCATCGGCGTCCCCCAGGAGGACCGTTCCCGGATCTTCGACTGGTCGAACAAGATGGTCGCGTACGACGACCCCGAGTACGCCATCACCGAGGAGATCGGCGCCGAGGCCGCCATGGAACTCATCGGCTACTCGATGAACATGGCCGCCGCCCGCAAGGAGTGCCCCGCCCAGGACATCGTGTCGCAGCTCGTCGCGGCCGAGGGCCAGGGCAACCTCTCCTCCGACGAGTTCGGCTTCTTCGTGCTGCTGCTCGCCGTCGCCGGGAACGAGACCACCCGCAACGCCATCAGCCACGGCATGCACGCCTTCCTCACCCACCCCGACCAGTGGGAGCTCTTCAAGCGCGAGCGACCCACGACCGCCGCCGAGGAGATCGTGCGCTGGGCGACCCCCGTCGTCTCCTTCCAGCGGACCGCGACCCAGGACACCGAACTCGGCGGACAGAAGATCCGCGAGGGCGACCGGGTCGGCCTCTTCTACTCCTCCGCCAACAACGACCCCGAGGTCTTCACCGACCCCGAACGCTTCGACATCACCCGCGACCCCAACCCCCACCTCGGCTTCGGCGGCGGAGGACCCCACTTCTGCCTCGGCAAGTCCCTCGCGATCAAGGAGATCGAGCTGATCTTCCACGCGATCGCCGACGCCCTGCCCGACCTCACCCTCGTCGGCGAACCGCGCCGACTGCGGGCCGCCTGGCTGAACGGCGTGAAGGAACTCCGCGTCCGCGCCGCATGA